One genomic segment of Rivularia sp. PCC 7116 includes these proteins:
- a CDS encoding oligosaccharide flippase family protein, whose amino-acid sequence MEALRKLLGNSFSLLLNRLSQSITTFILVASIARILGAYELGQYMLAFSFYYVFMTLASQGFKTLFTRELARNPSETSVYLISGTFLQFLFSIIGYLVLAIIVYFLPYSWDTSIVCYILGGAIIPFSLSNVTESIFQAQEKMHIIAISTAPIYILRVLVMILAMNLKHNIAIVAAIMVASECLIFVIEWCFIVQLVKFKWRLDWKFMWHTTKASGAFIVIEGISVLGYRLQVFILSLLGGELVVGLYGAVTQLMQPFQIISHSVVLAVFPKMSKAINSGKDSQRQITQMTIEILLMVALPLMLGLLYFGKELLILLYHEQSFAEAKFALNVFTFGLISSSFIRPLSYVLVANGLEKVNLRQVFITTILDCLISIVLVAQYKLNGAAITVIFTDYVALLIYYIESHRRLFHLNLWSTVYRPLIISLLMLPVLIILQELNFHIISVLIISSLFYFLFVSILGVYTVYNSNEEWAKLLLKRK is encoded by the coding sequence ATGGAAGCATTACGCAAGCTATTAGGAAATTCTTTTTCCTTGCTTTTGAATCGCTTAAGTCAGAGTATTACAACTTTCATCTTAGTTGCATCAATTGCTCGAATTTTGGGAGCTTACGAACTAGGGCAATATATGCTTGCTTTTAGTTTTTATTATGTCTTTATGACTTTAGCCTCCCAAGGATTCAAAACTCTGTTTACACGAGAACTCGCACGCAATCCTTCAGAAACTTCAGTTTATTTAATTAGCGGTACTTTTTTGCAGTTTTTGTTTAGCATCATTGGCTATTTGGTGCTGGCAATTATAGTGTATTTTCTTCCCTACAGTTGGGATACTTCTATAGTTTGTTATATCTTGGGTGGGGCTATTATTCCATTTTCTCTTTCTAATGTAACTGAATCTATTTTTCAGGCACAAGAGAAAATGCATATCATTGCTATTAGTACGGCACCAATTTATATTCTGCGCGTACTAGTAATGATTTTGGCTATGAATCTAAAACATAATATTGCTATTGTTGCAGCAATTATGGTGGCTTCGGAATGCCTAATATTTGTAATCGAATGGTGTTTTATAGTCCAATTAGTTAAATTTAAATGGCGATTGGACTGGAAGTTTATGTGGCATACAACTAAAGCTTCTGGTGCATTTATAGTTATTGAAGGTATATCTGTTTTAGGGTATAGACTTCAGGTTTTTATTCTTTCTTTATTAGGTGGCGAATTAGTTGTAGGGCTATACGGTGCGGTTACTCAATTAATGCAGCCTTTTCAAATTATTTCCCACAGTGTTGTTTTAGCTGTTTTTCCCAAAATGTCTAAAGCTATTAACTCGGGAAAAGATAGTCAGCGTCAAATTACGCAAATGACTATAGAAATATTATTAATGGTTGCTTTACCGTTGATGCTTGGGCTTTTATATTTTGGTAAAGAGTTACTTATATTGCTATACCACGAACAAAGCTTTGCTGAAGCCAAATTTGCTTTGAATGTATTTACTTTTGGTTTAATTTCGTCATCGTTTATTCGACCTTTGAGTTATGTATTAGTTGCAAATGGTTTAGAAAAAGTTAATCTTAGGCAAGTTTTTATTACAACTATTTTAGATTGTTTAATAAGTATAGTGCTTGTTGCCCAATATAAGTTAAATGGTGCTGCGATTACAGTCATATTTACCGACTATGTAGCTTTGTTAATTTATTATATTGAATCTCATCGAAGATTATTTCATTTGAATTTATGGTCTACTGTTTATCGTCCTCTAATCATAAGTCTTTTGATGTTACCTGTCTTGATAATTTTACAAGAATTAAATTTTCATATTATATCAGTTTTAATAATTTCAAGCTTATTTTACTTTCTTTTTGTCAGCATTTTAGGGGTTTATACAGTTTACAATTCTAATGAGGAATGGGCAAAATTGTTACTTAAACGTAAATAA